The Brassica oleracea var. oleracea cultivar TO1000 chromosome C6, BOL, whole genome shotgun sequence genomic interval ATCCTCTTGAGTTTCTTTACCCTTAGAAACTTGTTCGGATCTAACCCACTTGTTAGATCCCTTCCATTTGGGATTGTAAGTTTTTCCACGTTTATTATTGAAACGGCGACCATAACCTCGGCTGGTCTGGTTCCTCCTTTCCGAATTTTCTACCGCCGTAGCATTCACTTCGGGAAATGCTTTGGCTCCCGTAAGTCGGGAATTGTAGTTTTTGATCAAGAGCTCATTGTTCTTTTCAGCCAACATGAGCGCAACCATCAATTCAGAAAATCTCGTGTACCCGCATTTTCTGTAAATTTCGGGCAAGAAGTGGAGCTGTTTGTGAAAAGTGTTGTATGTTTTATTCATCATTTCTGCCTCAGAGACATGATTACCACAATACTTCAGGAGTGAAACTATCCTCAGTACAGCGGAATTGTAATCCTCAACCATTTGAAAATCTTGGAACCTCAGATTTTCCCACTCTTCTAGAGCGTGAGGGAGGTTGACTTGTCTCTGGTTATCGAACATTTCTTTTAAAGCTTGCCACAGTTCAGCTGGGTCTTCTATGCTTGCATAGTCGTGCGTTAGATNNNNNNNNNNNNNNNNNNNNNNNNNNNNNNNNNNNNNNNNNNNNNNNNNNNNNNNNNNNNNNNNNNNNNNNNNNNNNNNNNNNNNNNNNNNNNNNNNNNNNNNNNNNNNNNNNNNNNNNNGAGTTTCTCGATGTTTGCCATTTGTATTTCTAAAACACAAAATAATATATTTTAGTAGAATTTCGTAATTTTAAAACGAACCATTTATATTAATAATACACGCAATTACAAGGAGAAACAACGCATAGAAAAGTAAACCGACATTAAGCGTAGATTCTTCATGAGCAAATTCTCCAATAAAAAAACCGTACATAGAAGCAAAAATAAAAATTGCACATAAGACCAAAAATATGCGAATCATCTTTCTTGCAATGAAAAACAGGAATG includes:
- the LOC106297896 gene encoding uncharacterized protein LOC106297896, with the protein product MFDNQRQVNLPHALEEWENLRFQDFQMVEDYNSAVLRIVSLLKYCGNHVSEAEMMNKTYNTFHKQLHFLPEIYRKCGYTRFSELMVALMLAEKNNELLIKNYNSRLTGAKAFPEVNATAVENSERRNQTSRGYGRRFNNKRGKTYNPKWKGSNKWVRSEQVSKGKETQEDTTQKRGIVCYRCGCKGHWSRTCRTPPHLCKLYQESTKGKAKEVNITENFEGTSYLDASDFANELN